Proteins from a genomic interval of Salinarchaeum sp. Harcht-Bsk1:
- a CDS encoding polysaccharide deacetylase family protein: protein MFSVDLEPNLDGGLRGIREVMDWFSNTIPQGTVFTTHRIATEIPGLISELADQHEIGVHVHPKEFGYDHDQLAELPPNVQSEVISSTRGAIADAIGVDPDSIRSFRAGRHSASEATIEILRDLGFLVDASVNMRYTQHLPSSITQRSKPFNWDGIFEIPTTFDKIPLFSRYGLRGTVTATANTLKTDRLLCSGTKAIKYLLSATDFVSFYMHPFDAISNNNQGGAEFRQRVERLFSTSDDKIQYITASEYARLRLDSLSSEH from the coding sequence GTGTTCTCTGTCGATCTTGAACCCAATCTGGATGGCGGACTTCGGGGGATTCGAGAGGTAATGGATTGGTTTAGCAACACAATCCCCCAAGGAACCGTTTTCACGACTCACAGAATTGCAACAGAAATACCTGGATTAATATCGGAGCTAGCAGATCAACATGAGATAGGTGTTCATGTACATCCAAAGGAATTCGGTTACGATCATGACCAATTAGCGGAACTGCCACCGAACGTTCAATCTGAGGTGATTAGTTCGACGCGTGGGGCAATAGCCGACGCTATCGGTGTGGACCCAGATTCCATTCGCTCTTTTCGCGCGGGTCGCCACAGTGCCTCCGAAGCGACTATTGAAATCTTGAGGGATCTCGGATTCTTGGTCGATGCTTCTGTGAACATGAGATATACTCAGCATCTCCCTTCATCCATAACTCAACGATCGAAACCTTTCAATTGGGATGGGATATTCGAAATACCAACGACATTTGATAAGATTCCTTTATTTTCTCGTTACGGATTGCGCGGAACGGTGACAGCTACTGCAAATACATTGAAAACAGACCGCTTGCTTTGTTCAGGAACAAAGGCGATCAAATATCTCCTTTCAGCCACCGACTTTGTTTCTTTTTACATGCACCCATTCGATGCAATATCTAATAATAATCAGGGCGGTGCCGAATTTCGGCAGCGTGTCGAAAGGTTATTTTCAACATCTGATGATAAGATACAATACATCACCGCCTCCGAATATGCCCGCTTGCGACTAGATTCGTTATCTTCTGAACATTAA
- a CDS encoding alkaline phosphatase family protein, translated as MPNTVVVGLDGANWDLLQPWLDDGDLPNIASLRNSGVDADLQSCLPPVTCPNWRCYSTGKNPGKLGVYWWEKIDAENRTLSTPNSRSFKSANFWDYLNEDGQTAGVVNLPMSYPPFELDGFMVAGGPGSEQTDYTTPPDLGDELDAAGYDVHPDVAVTSSEDTDAADAVVDLIDQRLETYRRLLDEREVDVAHCTVFYVNVLQHYFWRDEPTYRAWQVIDEHLGAIRQEHPDATLVLLSDHGCDEIDTMFYANTWLEQEGFLHTKTDATSAFERLGINKKRVLKIAERFGAQDLIAKITPEFVKSQVPMDEEGAKREHKLDRVDWSKSRAIASGQGLIYVLDGAESTRDEIMDRLADLESDVSGTPIAREVLTREEAYDGPYVEDAPEIVFDQTPGIHTSGAIGDNPVFEDVSHWRAENVRTGLFLADGPDVTASAVEEPVPITAVAPTVLHSVGCPIPEDVDGMPLALFDGEEPIFRDPITPEFLNRQGSDGVEDRLEDLGYLQ; from the coding sequence ATGCCAAACACCGTCGTCGTCGGTCTCGACGGAGCGAACTGGGACCTGCTCCAGCCGTGGCTCGACGACGGGGACCTTCCGAACATCGCGTCGTTGCGAAATTCTGGAGTGGACGCAGATTTACAGAGCTGCCTCCCGCCGGTGACCTGTCCGAACTGGCGCTGTTACTCGACCGGGAAGAACCCCGGCAAACTCGGTGTCTACTGGTGGGAGAAGATCGACGCCGAGAACCGAACGCTCTCGACGCCGAACTCTCGCTCGTTCAAGAGTGCGAACTTCTGGGACTACCTTAACGAAGACGGGCAGACTGCCGGTGTCGTGAACCTCCCGATGAGCTACCCACCGTTCGAACTGGATGGCTTCATGGTCGCCGGTGGCCCCGGGAGCGAGCAGACCGACTACACGACGCCGCCGGATCTTGGCGACGAACTCGACGCGGCGGGGTACGATGTCCATCCCGATGTGGCGGTGACATCCTCCGAGGACACAGACGCCGCAGACGCCGTTGTTGACCTGATCGACCAGCGGCTGGAAACCTACCGCCGACTGCTCGATGAACGGGAAGTCGACGTTGCCCACTGCACGGTCTTCTACGTCAACGTGCTCCAGCACTACTTCTGGCGTGACGAACCGACTTACCGGGCGTGGCAGGTCATCGACGAACATCTCGGTGCGATCCGTCAAGAACACCCTGACGCGACGCTCGTCCTCCTCTCGGACCACGGCTGTGATGAGATCGACACGATGTTCTACGCCAATACCTGGCTCGAGCAGGAAGGCTTCCTGCACACCAAGACTGACGCAACCTCAGCCTTCGAACGCCTCGGTATCAACAAGAAGCGCGTCCTGAAGATCGCCGAGCGCTTCGGAGCCCAGGATTTGATCGCGAAGATTACGCCCGAGTTCGTCAAGAGTCAGGTCCCGATGGACGAAGAGGGTGCCAAGCGCGAGCACAAACTCGACCGGGTGGACTGGTCGAAGAGCCGGGCGATTGCAAGCGGGCAGGGCCTGATATACGTACTCGACGGCGCCGAGTCGACGCGCGACGAGATTATGGACCGCCTTGCCGACCTCGAGAGCGACGTCTCCGGGACGCCGATCGCCCGGGAGGTCCTCACCCGCGAGGAGGCGTACGACGGCCCCTACGTCGAGGACGCACCCGAGATCGTCTTCGATCAGACGCCGGGGATTCACACCAGCGGCGCGATCGGTGACAACCCCGTCTTTGAGGACGTCAGTCACTGGCGTGCGGAGAACGTTCGGACCGGTCTGTTCCTCGCCGACGGTCCCGACGTGACTGCGTCGGCGGTCGAGGAACCGGTCCCGATCACTGCCGTCGCCCCGACCGTCCTCCACTCGGTCGGCTGCCCGATTCCCGAAGACGTCGACGGAATGCCGTTGGCCCTCTTTGACGGTGAGGAACCGATATTCCGCGATCCTATCACACCGGAGTTCTTGAATCGGCAGGGTAGTGATGGAGTTGAGGACCGTCTTGAGGATCTGGGCTATTTGCAGTGA
- a CDS encoding NAD-dependent epimerase/dehydratase family protein, whose translation MSRPHAVVTGGAGFLGSHLVDALLDDGYRVTSLDNFGSGRESNLEHVESDHFESRRHDVREPFPVFDRVDEVYHLASRASPDDFVDHAVEIALTNSEGTHNAYECGLEHDAPVLLASTSEVYGDPDVNPQPESYTGNVNVRGPRAPYDESKRFSEALAIAYDQQYDLDVRTVRIFNTYGPRMRPDDGRAVPNFLSQALRGEDLTVYGDGSQTRCFCYVSDLVRGFRTIMEADADVVSGEAFNLGSTEEITIETLAKTVLEVLDTDSEIAYRELPEDDPKVRHPDLSKTDAALDWDPRVSLKEGLRRTAEELAAELDLET comes from the coding sequence ATGTCCCGACCACACGCCGTCGTAACCGGTGGAGCCGGGTTCCTCGGGAGCCACCTCGTCGACGCCCTCCTCGACGACGGGTACAGGGTGACCTCGTTGGACAACTTCGGAAGCGGCCGCGAGTCGAATCTCGAGCACGTCGAGAGCGACCACTTCGAGAGTCGCCGCCACGACGTTCGCGAGCCGTTCCCCGTCTTCGACCGCGTCGACGAGGTCTACCACCTCGCGTCCCGCGCGAGCCCAGATGACTTCGTCGATCACGCAGTCGAGATCGCCCTGACGAACAGCGAGGGAACGCACAACGCCTACGAGTGCGGGCTGGAACACGACGCACCGGTATTGCTCGCCTCGACCAGCGAGGTGTACGGCGACCCGGACGTCAATCCGCAGCCCGAATCCTATACTGGGAACGTTAACGTGCGCGGTCCGCGCGCTCCGTACGACGAGAGCAAGCGGTTCTCCGAGGCGCTCGCAATCGCCTACGATCAACAGTACGATCTCGACGTTCGAACCGTCCGCATCTTCAACACCTACGGCCCCCGCATGCGACCCGACGACGGCCGCGCAGTGCCGAACTTCCTTTCGCAAGCGCTCCGTGGCGAGGATCTTACGGTGTACGGCGACGGCTCACAGACACGGTGCTTTTGCTACGTCTCGGACCTCGTTCGCGGCTTCAGGACGATCATGGAGGCAGACGCGGACGTCGTCTCCGGTGAGGCGTTCAATCTCGGTAGCACCGAGGAAATCACGATCGAGACGCTCGCAAAGACTGTCCTCGAAGTCCTCGACACCGACAGCGAAATCGCCTACCGAGAGCTACCGGAGGATGATCCGAAGGTTCGTCACCCAGACCTGTCCAAGACCGACGCCGCTCTCGACTGGGATCCACGTGTGTCCCTCAAGGAGGGGCTCCGGCGAACCGCCGAGGAGCTCGCCGCCGAGCTCGATCTCGAAACGTAG
- a CDS encoding NAD-dependent epimerase/dehydratase family protein, with the protein MTSLDSVLVTGGAGFVGSHAVEYYADRGVEVTALDNLSRVETLETADDSRNTAAYNWEYIREEYPSVELVEADVRDEDRLETIVEGHDGIVHTAGQVAVTASLEDPRTDFEVNAEGTFNVLEAARAAESDPAVVMASTNKVYGDNVNEIPVREEETRYWYDDPEYEDGVPETLSIDDCEHTPYGVSKLAGDLYVQDYADRGVVEAAAFRMSCIYGPRQFGNEDQGWVAHFAISALRDEPLTIFGDGKQVRDVLYVDDLIRAYDAFLSDPDGKPAIYNVGGGPHNTTSLVEFLDALESVVGNRPDVAFDDWREGDQKVYVSDVSRACNELDWSPDVDFEEGIERFVDWWESR; encoded by the coding sequence ATGACCAGTCTGGACAGCGTTCTCGTCACTGGTGGCGCCGGCTTCGTCGGGAGTCACGCGGTGGAGTACTACGCCGATCGCGGCGTCGAAGTCACTGCACTCGACAACCTGAGCCGCGTCGAAACGCTCGAGACCGCTGACGATAGCCGCAACACTGCCGCTTACAACTGGGAGTACATCCGAGAGGAGTATCCCTCGGTCGAGCTCGTCGAAGCTGACGTCCGTGACGAGGATCGACTCGAAACGATCGTCGAGGGCCACGATGGGATCGTCCACACGGCAGGGCAGGTCGCGGTGACGGCCTCGCTCGAGGACCCCCGCACCGACTTCGAGGTCAACGCCGAGGGGACGTTCAACGTCCTCGAAGCCGCGCGCGCTGCCGAAAGCGATCCGGCGGTCGTCATGGCGTCGACAAACAAAGTCTACGGAGACAACGTCAACGAAATTCCCGTCCGCGAGGAGGAGACGCGATACTGGTACGACGACCCCGAGTACGAGGACGGCGTCCCGGAAACCCTCTCGATCGACGACTGTGAGCACACGCCCTACGGCGTCTCGAAGCTCGCCGGCGACCTCTACGTCCAGGACTACGCGGATCGGGGCGTCGTTGAAGCGGCCGCGTTCCGGATGTCGTGCATCTACGGCCCGCGCCAGTTCGGAAACGAGGATCAGGGGTGGGTCGCGCACTTCGCGATCTCCGCGCTCCGCGACGAGCCGCTCACGATCTTCGGCGACGGCAAACAGGTCCGCGACGTCCTCTACGTCGACGACCTGATCCGGGCCTATGACGCATTCCTTTCCGACCCCGACGGCAAGCCCGCGATCTACAACGTCGGCGGTGGTCCCCACAACACCACGAGCCTCGTCGAATTCCTCGACGCACTCGAATCGGTAGTCGGCAACCGGCCTGACGTCGCCTTCGACGACTGGCGCGAAGGCGACCAGAAAGTGTACGTATCCGACGTATCGAGGGCGTGCAACGAACTCGACTGGTCGCCAGATGTCGACTTCGAGGAGGGCATCGAGCGGTTCGTCGACTGGTGGGAGTCCCGGTAA
- a CDS encoding sulfatase-like hydrolase/transferase — protein MNVKRRLVAALPPTVKRLLARPYDLVQTKRANRTFRARDRPSIDPDPDAPQHVVLLVVDALRSDVVTEETMPFLASMDGTTSALTPSPWTFPAVSSMLTGAYPHEHGAIRAPNVADEGFVLPERIPDDRLTLSDYFAAAGYHTYGGFGHDTPFVALSGRFATHDLSHQLDASAADVLADHEQWITDRSNSPTFSYVHLADPHIPVTPPNEYWQKYDVDSSIENLENWEYERTLEPDEAAERYREHRWRLYRAAAEYVDDCISAHIESIRSILDDVTIVVTADHGELLWDHVALDQEQFFGDGCVDHGGTPYEALARVPLLSDELPTAPNDGSPASLIDLAPTLLSSIGVDAPEGTSGLDLHADDHNPRSLLVEGCLGPEERKAVYSDGDKLIASESGTTLTFDLPDETPVEFDSASTETLRSKLPPWPDSDIGSTNVSGVVENRLDALGYK, from the coding sequence ATGAACGTTAAACGTCGCCTCGTCGCGGCCTTGCCTCCGACGGTGAAGCGGCTGCTGGCTCGTCCGTACGATCTCGTACAGACAAAGCGAGCGAACCGGACCTTTCGGGCCCGGGACCGGCCGTCGATCGACCCCGACCCAGACGCACCCCAGCACGTTGTCCTCCTCGTCGTCGACGCACTCCGTAGCGACGTCGTCACGGAAGAGACGATGCCATTTCTCGCGTCGATGGACGGGACGACGTCAGCGCTCACACCGAGTCCATGGACCTTTCCTGCGGTCTCCTCGATGCTGACTGGTGCGTACCCCCACGAACACGGAGCGATCAGAGCTCCGAACGTCGCAGACGAGGGCTTTGTCCTGCCAGAACGGATTCCGGACGATCGGTTGACGCTCAGCGACTATTTCGCTGCAGCTGGTTACCACACCTACGGTGGCTTCGGCCATGACACTCCGTTCGTCGCGCTCTCTGGCAGATTCGCCACGCACGATCTCAGTCACCAGCTCGACGCATCTGCCGCAGACGTGCTTGCTGACCACGAGCAATGGATTACTGACCGATCGAACTCACCGACGTTCTCCTACGTCCACCTCGCAGATCCACACATTCCGGTGACGCCACCCAACGAGTACTGGCAAAAGTACGACGTCGACAGCTCGATCGAGAATCTCGAGAACTGGGAGTACGAACGAACTCTCGAGCCCGACGAGGCCGCCGAGCGCTATCGGGAGCACCGGTGGCGGCTCTACCGAGCTGCCGCCGAGTATGTCGACGACTGCATCTCGGCACACATCGAGTCGATCAGGTCGATACTCGACGACGTGACGATCGTCGTCACCGCCGATCACGGCGAACTTCTCTGGGACCACGTCGCGCTGGACCAGGAGCAGTTCTTCGGCGACGGATGCGTCGATCACGGTGGGACGCCGTACGAAGCACTCGCACGAGTGCCGCTCCTTTCAGACGAACTGCCAACCGCGCCGAACGACGGTTCGCCTGCCTCACTAATCGATCTTGCACCGACGCTGCTGTCCTCGATCGGAGTGGACGCCCCAGAGGGCACGAGCGGCCTCGATCTCCACGCCGACGATCATAACCCTCGGTCACTCCTCGTCGAGGGCTGTCTAGGCCCCGAGGAGCGAAAAGCGGTCTATAGCGATGGAGACAAACTGATCGCATCGGAGTCCGGTACTACGCTCACGTTCGACCTGCCCGACGAGACGCCGGTCGAGTTCGATTCGGCGAGCACCGAAACGCTTCGGTCGAAGCTCCCGCCCTGGCCAGACAGTGATATCGGATCCACTAACGTCTCTGGCGTCGTCGAGAACCGACTCGACGCCCTCGGATACAAGTAA